CTTCATTGTCGAGATTTTTTTAGTCCACAGGGCCGTGATAAGTAGGGGGCAATGTTTTAAAATTGGGAGGTACTACCAGAACTCCTCTCTAATTAGTTTTTTGTTGCCAAAGGTTTTGCCACAGTGTGCCCTAATAAACATGACCCAGATTTGGTATGCCCTCCTGCCTGTTGTATAAGAATGGGTATGTTGTCTTGTGTTCTTGAATGTCATACTTGGTTGTCATGTTCTAAGATGTTTTACCACTTGTCTTCAGGTGTCCTCCCAGCTGGTGTTTTAGATGCTGATCTCCTGCACAGTGAAGAGGAGGACTCCTCTGTCTGCATCAACGGTCTCTCTCACAAGGCCAAGGCAGCTGGGGGCTTCCTGCATTTCAGCAGGTGAGTAACAGGTTGTCCAACGCACAGAAATCCTTATCCCAAATTTGTCTTTCTCCCACTCCTCCCTGAAGTGTGCACTGGACATCTTAGAAATCTGTGTGGGGACTGAAGTGTACACTTGATGAGAAAGGGGGAGAATGGGTATTGAGCTCCGGTCTTGTAAAGtatttttctctctgttctcccagGAGCGTGCTGAACCAGCCCACATCGTACCGTCCCAGGCTGCTGCTGGCGGGGCGTCCTGGGTCAGGTCAGAGCAGTCACCTGGCCCCTGCTGTGCTCCATGCCCTGGAGAAGTTCACAGTTTACACCCTGGACATGGCCGTGCTGTTCGGCGTCAGCACCACCTCTCCTGAGGAGGCCTGCGCTCAGGTACTGTACTCCCCCTTGGATCACACCCTGTTATGTATAGTTCACTACTGAGCCCTGTGCCATCAGCCATGACAGACGGGTATCTTTAGTCTTTCCTTGATTCTTCACATatttggagaaggagagaggagtcaAAGAAAGACTTTTGAGATGAACCCAGAGATGGACAGTGTTGATGTCCTGTATTGATGGACAGTATTGATGTCCTGTATTGATGGACAGTTGATGTCCTGTATGTTTTGACTTGTAGATGTTCTGTGCGGAGGCATGCATGTCCATATAAACACTGTTCTGTAATgatatgttttgttgtgttgtagATGTTCTGTGAGGCCAAGAGGACGTCCCCCAGTATCCTTTATATCCCTCACATCCAGCGGTGGTGGGACACGGTGGGGTCTGCTCTCAGAGCTACCTTCCTCAGCTTGTTACAGGACATCCCCTCATTCTCACCCATCCTGCTGCTGGCCACCTGTAATGTCCCCCACAGCAGCCTCTTCCCTGAGGTAGGTActgtagacagacacactgcCCCACAGCTCTCTAACAGGATGTAGTGAACACACTGCCCCACAGCTCTCTAACAGGATGTAGTGAACACACCGCCCCACAGCAGTCTAACAGGATGTAGTGAACACACCGCCCACAGCAGTCTAACAGGATGTAGTGAACACACCGCCCCACAGCAGTCTAACAGGATGTAGTGAACACACCGCCCCACAGCTCTCTAACAGGATGTAGTGAACACACCGCCCCACAGCTCTCTAACAGGATGTAGTGAACACACCGCCCCACAGCTCTCTAACAGGATGTAGTGAACACACCGCCCCACAGCAGTCTAACAGGATGTAGTGAACACACTGCCCCACAGCAGTCTAACAGGATGTAGTGAACACACCGCCCCACAGCAGTCTAACAGGATGTAGTGAACACACCGCCCCTAACATCACCAATATGGCAGTGTATTTTGTCTGCTGTGTGTTATATGTGATTGTAGGATTTTGATGtttttaaggactcttggaagattagtccaaacgAGGACTAAAAGATCCTAATAAAATCTAATGACCAACGGGACACAAGCCCTAGAAAATGTGCCCTCGTTCCCTCCCCTGTGGGAGAAGCTGGAGGGTTGGAGTTGGGCTTCTGAGCAGGGGATCAGTCAGAATGATCTCGTTCATTCCTATTCATCTGAACGTTATGTTCACTTGGTGACTCATCTTGGTAACCCCCCCAATAGGTCCAGGACCTGTTCTGTGCTGAGTATGGAGAGGTGCTCCAGGTTCAGGTCCCAACCCCACAGGAGAGAAGGAACTTCTTTGATGATCTCATCCTAAACCAGGCTGCCAAAGCTCCTGCATCCAAGAAGAAAGCAGGTAAGAATGCACCATACTCAGATATTTTAGTGGAATTCTGGATAATGGTCCAAAATGGTTAAACAAGCTCAACTTCACAACTAGTAAGTATTGTGTAGGAGGTGCTGGTAATCAAGCAGTAGAAAATTAGAGGAGCACGTTCTCTGAACCAAAGCTGTCAGCACTCGTTCAGTCATGTGGTTAATCACTtacctccctgtcctcctccccagtGCTTGCAGCCCTGGAGGTGCTTCCCGTggctccccctcttcccccgAGGATGCTGACGGAGAAGGAGCAGCAGCGATTGGAGGAGCAGGAAGAAGACACTCTCAGGGAGCTCCGCCTCTTCCTGCGTGATGTCACCAACCGCCTCTCTCAGGACAAACGCTTCAAGGCCTTCACCAAGCCCGTCGACCTGGAGGAGGTGAGACTGACCATCAATTGCTGTAAAAGTGGCTGCGTTCTAGGGGGGGGGCTGCGTTCTGAGCCATGTATAAACATCAGATGAGGGTTAAATAAAGAGAAGAGGCCAGATGTTGTCTAAACATGGACATGGTAGAATCTATCACATGGAGAATGGCTGACCTGTTGTTTTGCTGGGTAATGTCTTGTCTAGGTACCTGACTATGCTACAGTTATAGAGCAGCCCATGGACCTGTCCACTGTCCTCTCCAACATCGACACTCACAAGTACGTGACTGTGAAGGAGTTTGTACATGACGTGGATCTCATCTGGAAGAACTGTCTGGAATACAACCCTGACAAAGATCCTTCAGGTAGGAAATAGGCTATATccagaattttcacaatgttgTATTCCTGTTCATGGGAGaatgtttcatttatttcataaattCATGTATTAATTCAACTAGTCATTCATTACTTCATTCAGCCAACTATTAATTCATGAATCTATCCATTCATCACTTCATAATCATACTGATGACAAGTCTGTGTACTGGATGTTTTCCAGATCGTCAGATCCGCCACAGAGCCTGTGCTCTGAAGGACACTGTTCAGGCCATCGTCAAAGACGAACTGGATGAAGACTTTGAGAAGATCTGCGAGGATATCAAGGAGTCCCGCAGCACAAGAGGTCAGGTGTTATTCTATTGGTGCAGAGTCGTTCCAGAAAGATGGTTCTAGAGTAGAAATGAATTTATCTTTTCATTTGTTCAGGGACCAGTTGATCTGttctgctgctctctccttctGGATGGATGAAAGAAGAGCGTTCCTGATAGATTTAAGTATGAACTGCCTCTCTCTTAACTTCCAGGTTGCTCCACTTCAAGGTTTGCTCCATCCTACTATCACGTTCATCCCAAGACAAGAGCAGTGGATGCCAAGAGCACCGATGCAGCAGGCCCCTCTAAAGAGTCTACCGCTGCTGCTCCCTCAGCTGTGACCACACCACGCCCTTCAGGTTAGCAAGCATCTCAATAATGTACAGACACACAATGCTACACAGGTTAGCATTTCACTACTCTGCAGACAGACTTTTGTTTCCAATAGCCCATAGAGAATGAGCTGCGGAGAGCTTTACAGATCTATCCTCTACTAATTGTAATGAGAGATGGATGATAACACCTTGTCAGTTTCTCTCACCATGTTTACACTCATCATTCAGTCATTCATAAAGGTGGTTTTTGAATTGGCTTTGATTATCTGGTCATCTACTTCTCAGCAGCTCAGAAGAAGAAGCGCAGGAAGAGCCGCTGGTGCAACGGCATCATCAGGGAAAAGGTCCTCTCCTCACACTTCTAAAGACCACTCTGCTGTGGTGGAgtctggagaggaagaggagaggagaggggcagagagtgaggaggaggggtggtgatgCTGCAGAGTCAGGCgtggaggagctggagatcaCTGGGGTTGAGGAGACCCCCATGGAGCAGGAGGAACCAGCCCAACAGAAGAACCAGGACAGACAGCCCATGGAGAAAGACACTAAGGACAGCCGGACCACGGAGGAGGCTAGCCAGGCTACAACGGAGGCTACCCAGCCCAGGGTGGAGGAAGCTGTGGAGGCTAGGGCTGGAGACCATAGCAGTGAGGGCACCCAGGACCCTGCAGTGGTGGTTGGAGCCCAGGAAAACCACATCTTACCAGAAGGGGGAGACAATGTATGTTATTTTGTTGTAAAATGGATGTTGCTTTTTGTATGGATGATTCTCCTGCTGAATTGATTGCATTTCTCTGTTTTCAACTTCTTCCTCATTCACCCAGGGGCAGGCGTCCACTACAGACAAAACTGAGCCTCAGAGAGTGGAAGTGGAGGAAGAGAATACCACAGGTTTGCAGCCTCCCTTCCCACAATGACCCCCCCAACTCTATCTGTTGTTTTTAAGTGAACTTTGTTGAATTGTACATTCACTCCTCCCCTCTTGTCAGAAGTAGGAGTGAGGCGTGTGACGCAGCGCTTGAAGTACCAGGGGATGCAGCAGGTGATGGCTGTTGACCAGGAGTTACTGGACCAGAAGACAAAGCCCCCTGTGGTGGATCACAACAAACTAAAGGTAACAGATTATCACTGCAGCTGGTCCAGGGTTGGGTCGTCGCCCGAGCCTCCTAATGGATTTGAGGTTgttgactgatcctagatctgtggttaaggcAACTAGCCAGTGGCAGTCTATTGGAATTGTCATGCGAAGCCATgttttggcttgacaatgacagcaatagagttggcaagagcacaaacggATCTGGAATCAGACGGAGGCACCTTCTTCCTTCAGTCAAAGATGGAGGATATAAGACCTCAGTGCTGAGCTGGTTTTCTGGTCCTTCATTTCAGGAGATGCTTCAGAGAGCGGTGTCTAAGACTGAGGGATATGAGGTCTATCAACTGGAGAAGCTATACGCCTTGTTATGTCAGAGTATCTACAGACACCGCAAAGACTACGACAAGACTGCCCTGCTGAAGGTTTGTCATTCTATACATTCTAATTTGTACTATGTATTTCTTTTATTTTTAAGTGAACTTATGAAACATATCGTTGAGCAATGCCCCATAAAttgagtttttctatgttttctaatgTTTTCTTATTCTCTTTCCAGGAAATGGAAAATGAAATTGAAGATTTTTCATAATGAGTTTTATACAATAAAGATGTAGCTAGTCATGGATTGCTCGTAGTATTCCCCATTGTCTAAATGTATAAAGAACAAGTCTAGAACTATATTTTGATAGAAATATACAGATGTGTATTTCCTAACAACTTGTATACTGGTGCTTTTATTTaattaaagtgtttttttttacaaGTATTTGTTCTTGTGTCTTGTTATACCATAAAGGCATGACGACATTGTGATGTGTTAATTTGGTTGAAAAATATCTATTACCAGTAACTTCCTTGTTTATAGCGGAATACAAACTGAGCATGGTGCAGCCTCAGGTGATGTTTTCTTTGTCGTCAGACGGTAACGAtaaatactgtatacatacaacgTCAGGACCGTCACTTTTTAAATGCTTGTATTGGTTGATAGACATTTTATTTGAAGCAACATTTCTCCATGCGTGCGTGACATGTCGCCTATGAATGACGTCAAGACGTATCGCATTAACGTGATGACGCCGCTTAATCATTAACTGCCATTAAAAAAACAGTGTGATATAATTTGATGGACAAATGGCTTGCTTGAGGTGACTAATGTAGTGGCTAAATGCCTTTTTGAATACGTCTGTAAAGGGATATCAGTCGGGAAAAGAACTGTTGCAGCGAAAATGTTACATGTTTTCATCTGCAGACAGCGGTGAACTGGACTCTCCTGCCTCCGAGCAAAACTACTGCAGTCCGGCAGAGAGCTCGGGCTGAACTGTAGAGCtaggctagctaacattagacgaGAACCTAAGACAACTTGCGGGGGGCAGGAGAGCCTGCGCAGAAGCCACCTCTTGTCCTGGTAAGTAAACGCAAACTCAGCTGCTGTACTGCCTACTgtggtggctagctagctgcagTATTTGGCTTCCAGCCGCAATGTCTATCCCAGGTGTAAACTGGCTGGCTAGATGCAGAAATGGAAGCTAGGTTAGTTAGCTAGATCTGGATAGCTAGCAATCTAATAAGATTATGAATTTGCTATAGTCACACTGGATAGCAATAGTTTTTTTTCTACATAAACAAATGGCATTAAGAGCAATTGGATCCAAACGTATTGTAAATGACTAGCTGCTACAAACTAGACAGTAGCTACAAACAAGTTGCACTGGTGTGCAGAAATAATCATTGTAATGGGTTTCACATGCAAAAGGTGGTAGATATAGTTAGGACACGTTTCAACTTCACTGTAATTACTGTACAACGAACGTGCTATTACCATTATGCAGTAATCCATACAGATTGTAGCTGTTCAAGTGAAGCTATATTGGATGGAACCTgtcaaatacatattttttatttcagtCCACAGATGAAAATATTGGAGGTTTTAGTATGTGAATCAAACCATCACTAGCGGAAGGTCAAATCCATTCCAGACACATCTCTTTAAACAAAGTTATCTTGGAGGATAGCCTACCTACACCATGGCAAGCAGGAGGAAGTCAACAACACCTTGCATGGTCCTGCCTTCTTCTAACgtgatggaggagcaggatgcAGACATGCAGGTGGGGGAGGGGAAGGATGGAGCTGAGAGCGCTGCAGAGGGACTTACAGACACCGCTGTGGTCTCCACTGACCCAGAGACAGGTGGGGAAGGGTTTTATTCATCTTCAACATGTTGCTCACATCGTTTTCTTGAAATGTTAATCACCTGTCTcgatcttgactggctgcatcaccgcttggtatggcaactgcttggcatccaaccgcaaggcgctacagagggtagtgcgtacgttcCGTTACATCATTGGGGCCGAGctcatgccatccaggacctttataccaggcggtgtcagaggaaagccctaaaaattgtcagactccagccacccaagtcatagactgttctttctgcttccgcacggcaagtctggaaccaacaggaccctgaacagcttctacccccaagccataaaactgttaaccaatagctagctacctggactaactatctgcattgaccctttttgcactctcAAGTCATCacatatactgctgctactgtttattatctatcttgTTGCCTAGTCTCTTtgtccctacctatatgtacatatctgccTCAATTacatcgtacccctgcacatcgactcggtgctggtaccccttgtatatagcctagttatcttTACTCAGTGGatatattccttgtgttattcttTTCCTTTTCTCttatctttctctctgcattgttgggaacggcccgtaagtaagcagtctacacctgttgtttaccacgcaTGTGACAAAGTGTTATTTTTGTTCTGTAGTCACTAAACAGGAGAAAAGCTTTTGAAACCTATATGAAATGCCCATATTGACCTactgtttcaaaacgttttgctatGGTGTGCTCTACTCCTGAAAATGACCCTTGTTCTCTGATGTAGTTAAACTAACATAGCTGGGCAATTTCCTTTTCAGAGCACGACATCAGTCATTCAAGCGGAGAGGACGGTGCCACCTGCACAGGAGTGAAACGCAGCAACCAACCAACCCTGGAGCAGACGCTCAGTGACCTTCTCTCGGATGGGGGTTACACACAGCATGAGACGGAAGAGAGCGATGACCCCGCCTCAGCTGGCATCTCACTCAGCAAAACCCCCATCATGAAAATGAGGGGTAAATGGGAACCGAAGAGGATCGCCGTGTCTCTGAAAGCAGCCGAGGAGAGCGACGGGAtgggagagagtgaaggggagCAGGAGCCTATCGAAGCACCTCTGGGGCTGGGTTCCCTCACTCCTGTAGAGAAGATGAGCCCACATTACACTGAGTCCATGAAACACAGTGTTCTCCTGAACATTCCCAATACGATGTCATCAGAACAGAAGAAATCTTCTGTCCTCAGCGCCAATATGTCTGGACTCCAGCTCCCCCCTGGTCTGGCCCAGGTCCTCTCAGCTCTGCAGGCCCAGCAGGTCATCATATTTTCAAATTCTTTGAAATTGTAAATTGTATAAAACAAATCACCTTTCACTGCTGTTGATACTATGTAATGTTACTGATAAATAAGTGACTaaaacctctctctctgctcttgctctctaccctctctcttgcatcctctttctccctccctccccacagagCGCCCAAGCCCAGCTCCTCATCCCCGTCAGCAGTATCCCCTCATACAACCAATCCATGGATACCAACACAGTCCTGGTCAACACCTACAAGAAATTCCCCTACCCTTCAGTATCAGAGATCTTGGGTCTGTCGGCTCAGACCAAATTCAGTGAGGAACAGATAAAGATCTGGTTCTCTGCCCAGCGTCTGAAGCACGGGGTCAGCTGGACACCTGAGGAGGTGCTTTTTCTGTTAGATTCATGTTTGTCTTATACCAGAGTAAAAATTTTTGGGGGACATAGTGTTTTTAATTGTGCTTTTTTAAACATATTTTCACTCATTgaatatatatgttttaattgTTGTCGCTCTGTTGAAGGGGGCGCTTGCAAGTATGCATTTTATTGTTCCATTTACATTGCGTCTATCctgtgcatatgacaaataaactttgatttgaggtGGAGGAGGCTAGGAGAAAGCAGTTCAACGGGACTGTGCACACGGTGCCTCAGACCATCACTGTTATCCCGGCCCACCAGCTCTCTGCTGCGACCAACGGCCTGCAGTCTATCCTCCAGACCTGTCAGATAGTAGGCCAGCCAGGCCTGGTTTTTACACAGGTTGGTACTTATTGATGACATTGTGGATGATGTAATATTTTCTGTTTATAGTTTCTCAACTCAATATGTCTTGTCAGTTGTTGTAATATTGTGGAGTGAGTGAAACTTTTGTAAACTCTGAACAGGTTGGCACGCCTGTGACCACACCCATCACCTTGACAGTAGCAGGGATGCCAAGCCACAGCCAGATCCCCAAGATGTCCTCCCACCAGACCAGCCCAGCGGTCAGTGAGATGAAGAGAGCCACCActgtccagcctccctccctgacCCCACAGGAGAACTCGGCCCTCAGCGCCGACCACTTTGGAATGCGGCCCAAGAAGTCCAAGGAGCAGCTGGCGGAGCTGAAAGCCAGCTACCTGAAGAACCACTTCGCCAGCGACGTGGAGATCGCCAGGCTCATGACGCTGACCGGCCTCACAAAAGGGGAGATCAAGAAGTGGTTCAGCGACACGCGCTACAACCAGCGCAACTCCAAGAACAGCAACATCATCGTGTTCCATGACAGCCAGAGTCCCAGGGGTCACAGCAGCGGCACCACCATCGTCATTGACTCCAGCGACGAGACCCCTCAGTCTCCACCGCCCACACCATCCGTCAAAGAGAAAGAGCCACGCCCCAAGACCTGGAACTCCTTCCCAGACTTCACATTGCAGAAGTTCAAGGAGAAGACACCAGAGCAGCTGGTGGTTCTTGAGGAGAGTTACCAGAAGGGAAGCACTCCGTCTGACGACGAACTGACCCGGCTGAGGACGGAGACCAAGCTGACCCGGAGAGAGATCGACGCCTGGTTCACAGAGAAGAGGAAGGTAGTGGAGGCAGAGTCACCTGAGCTGAGAGCAGAGCGGATGGAGAGCGAGGCCACCTCGTCTAGAAAAGGATCCCAGACCCCTCCGGGTGGCCGGCGGCCAAACAGGGGGGACAAGAACATTGGAAAGAAAACCCCTGAGCAGCTCCACGTCCTGAAGAGTGCCTTTGTCCGTACCCAGTGGCCCTCCACAGAGGAATATGACAAGCTGGCAGAGGAGAGTGGGCTGCCCAGGGTCTACGTTGTCAACTGGTTCGGAGATACCCGGTACTCCTTCAAGAACGGCAACCTCAAGTGGTTCTTCCACTACCAGAGCGGCAATGTAGAGGGACTGAACGGCAACaaaaacaggaagaggaggatacgTAACCGAGGCTGGGGGAGGTCTCGGAGCAGGAAGGCCAAGAGGTCAACCAGCACGGAGAAGTCACCACCACTGCCCATCATCAAGTTGAAGTCTGGGAAAGACATTCTGAAGGAGTATTACCTGAAGCACAAGTTGTTGAATGAGCAGGACCTGGATGAGCTTGTGACCAAGTCTAGTATGGGATACGAGCAGGTGAGAGAGTGGTTCGCTGAGATACACAAGAGGGAAGATATGGGTGCTGATCCGTTTGGGGATGCTGAGGTAAACGTGGACCAGCAGGAAGAGGAAGCGTTGCTGGGTGAGAATGAGATGGCACCTGAAGAGCAGGATGACACCGTGGTgggtgaggaagatgaggaggaggaggaggaggatgacgaCACTGATGAAAGTGATTCTTGGGAGCCCTCTCAGGGTGCCAGAAAAACTCAGTCAGAGTAGTGAAGGACAGCTGGGCTGTGTTCgttaggcaccaaatggactgaaacagggagggactacatgGAATTGTTCAAGTAGAAATGCCATTTTtgctttctgttgcaaaacattttggtatGGTGTGCCCAAATGAACACAACGTTGGATTTAGTCTAACAGCACAAACACATTTCGCTTTCTCTTACGTGTTTTAAAGGGTACTGTCTGAATGCAAGACTGAGCGATAATATCCCACCAatacaaacacaaacaatatGTGCACCTTTTTACAGTGCTAGTGTGGCGCCATTAGTCAATCTAGTCAAGAATTACATATTACAGTACTTTAAATATTAATTGGTCAGACATTAAAATGCTGAAATTCAATTGATAATACAATATTTGATATGATGATAATTCATGGAAAATTGACATTTGTTAATCTACAGTATTCGGCACAGTTATTTATGTGCAATTAAGAGGTCCTTTTTTTAATGGCTAATGTCTCTCGTGTATATATCCCTATTATTATAGAGATTACAAAGTACTGTAAGTACATTCATGGAATGAATGCAATGAATCACGTGAAATCAGATTATATTATGGGTTCCCATTGAAATTGATTGGAGGAACTGCGGTGCCAAAGTTAACTATTGAATGTGGACTCCTGTACTATGAAAGACTTAGAAACCAAGGGACTcgagagtaggagtgctgatctaggatcagtttagccttttagattcTGAGTCCATAGACCAACTCATGAGCTcgtgtgaatccttaaagagatgggtggggctaaggcttaagagggtgtgaacaaattCGAGCTCTCTGGCAAGTGTGGAAAAAAAACCTTAAGGCTTTTTCTCAAAACTGGTTATACAAGAATAGCAATTTTTAAAGCTACATAGCTTTCTCCAACTGTAGTGTATAATATACCATTACGAAGCTCTGAGTCTGTACTTTTGTACAATGTAAAAGATTACATATGTACTCTAAGATGCTTTATGAACACGGGCCTGAAGGCCCAGTATGTACAGTag
The sequence above is drawn from the Salmo salar chromosome ssa05, Ssal_v3.1, whole genome shotgun sequence genome and encodes:
- the LOC106605876 gene encoding zinc fingers and homeoboxes protein 1, giving the protein MASRRKSTTPCMVLPSSNVMEEQDADMQVGEGKDGAESAAEGLTDTAVVSTDPETEHDISHSSGEDGATCTGVKRSNQPTLEQTLSDLLSDGGYTQHETEESDDPASAGISLSKTPIMKMRGKWEPKRIAVSLKAAEESDGMGESEGEQEPIEAPLGLGSLTPVEKMSPHYTESMKHSVLLNIPNTMSSEQKKSSVLSANMSGLQLPPGLAQVLSALQAQQSAQAQLLIPVSSIPSYNQSMDTNTVLVNTYKKFPYPSVSEILGLSAQTKFSEEQIKIWFSAQRLKHGVSWTPEEVEEARRKQFNGTVHTVPQTITVIPAHQLSAATNGLQSILQTCQIVGQPGLVFTQVGTPVTTPITLTVAGMPSHSQIPKMSSHQTSPAVSEMKRATTVQPPSLTPQENSALSADHFGMRPKKSKEQLAELKASYLKNHFASDVEIARLMTLTGLTKGEIKKWFSDTRYNQRNSKNSNIIVFHDSQSPRGHSSGTTIVIDSSDETPQSPPPTPSVKEKEPRPKTWNSFPDFTLQKFKEKTPEQLVVLEESYQKGSTPSDDELTRLRTETKLTRREIDAWFTEKRKVVEAESPELRAERMESEATSSRKGSQTPPGGRRPNRGDKNIGKKTPEQLHVLKSAFVRTQWPSTEEYDKLAEESGLPRVYVVNWFGDTRYSFKNGNLKWFFHYQSGNVEGLNGNKNRKRRIRNRGWGRSRSRKAKRSTSTEKSPPLPIIKLKSGKDILKEYYLKHKLLNEQDLDELVTKSSMGYEQVREWFAEIHKREDMGADPFGDAEVNVDQQEEEALLGENEMAPEEQDDTVVGEEDEEEEEEDDDTDESDSWEPSQGARKTQSE